A genomic segment from Roseibium algicola encodes:
- a CDS encoding alpha/beta fold hydrolase produces MTYSFDETVRRPDRSDRIALAGSRVFAWSEWGPVTGTPVLFLTGAGMAGTLGFGLEHLEKLNLRLIAPDRPGLGASSPDPDKSLASVARDVGELVANLGLVGIPVVAFSQGAPFAFAAAASGTASSLAIVSGQDEFYRPEFADGLPDQVRDMTRHAQEDPAGFSAMLEGFAEPDGFYDLVLSMSSPEDRSVYGVEPFAAAYRHALREGFRQGPKGYVLDTLAALRPWCIDLGMINCPVSLWYGGKDGSPVHSPDFGLSLASRLPNASRRFIPEEGGALLWTRSLDILSELATTSDND; encoded by the coding sequence ATGACTTATTCATTCGACGAAACGGTCCGTCGTCCGGACCGGAGCGACCGTATTGCGCTGGCCGGCAGCCGTGTGTTTGCCTGGTCTGAATGGGGTCCGGTCACAGGCACGCCGGTTCTGTTTCTGACAGGCGCCGGCATGGCCGGCACACTTGGCTTTGGCCTGGAACATCTCGAAAAGCTAAACCTTCGACTGATTGCACCGGACAGGCCGGGCCTCGGCGCTTCATCGCCCGATCCTGACAAGTCACTGGCAAGTGTCGCGCGTGACGTTGGCGAACTTGTTGCGAACCTTGGCCTTGTCGGCATCCCAGTGGTCGCCTTTTCGCAAGGAGCGCCTTTCGCTTTCGCCGCTGCAGCGTCGGGAACTGCAAGCTCCCTGGCGATCGTCTCCGGTCAGGATGAATTCTACCGTCCGGAATTCGCTGATGGTTTGCCGGATCAGGTGAGGGATATGACCCGGCATGCACAGGAAGATCCCGCTGGGTTTTCTGCCATGCTTGAAGGCTTCGCCGAGCCGGATGGCTTCTACGACCTGGTGCTGTCGATGAGCTCACCGGAAGACAGGTCGGTATATGGCGTCGAACCTTTCGCCGCAGCCTACAGGCACGCCCTTCGGGAAGGTTTCAGGCAGGGACCGAAAGGATACGTCCTTGATACGCTCGCAGCGCTCAGGCCCTGGTGTATCGACCTTGGCATGATCAACTGCCCGGTCTCGCTCTGGTACGGCGGCAAGGATGGCAGCCCGGTTCATTCACCGGACTTCGGTCTTTCGCTCGCAAGCAGACTGCCCAATGCAAGCCGCCGGTTCATTCCGGAGGAAGGCGGCGCATTGCTGTGGACCCGTTCGCTCGACATCCTGAGCGAACTGGCAACAACAAGCGACAACGACTGA